The Dioscorea cayenensis subsp. rotundata cultivar TDr96_F1 chromosome 19, TDr96_F1_v2_PseudoChromosome.rev07_lg8_w22 25.fasta, whole genome shotgun sequence genome includes a window with the following:
- the LOC120250396 gene encoding uncharacterized protein LOC120250396, whose product MMASALVNNVGISPEGFLDCPPAYGWLSPRISFSRDLPDDPKPSSKQEKPDPEDPVKDLVDFEFRLHDPVAMLPADELFSDGKLVPLQLRPSAADLSTAENRSLEEIKPRRRVEIAVSEVYALSPKAPRCSSRWRELLGLKKLQSPKSEPQKQSSAPGKISNARSLKHLLHKNPRSSALDSSLNLPLLRDSDSESVSISSCRLSLSSSSSSGPDHEDLPRLSLDSEKPCHAPVSLGRNPPRVRVSRPRAEINPSVSRMGRSPIRRGEAVTPRGASVDSPRMNASGRVVFQGLERSSSSPGSFNGGPRAKHRGVERSYSANVVRVSPVLNVPVCSLRGSSKSVSVFGFGQLFSPQKKDRDGSATRNTTAAAAGVTTKTKTERA is encoded by the coding sequence ATGATGGCTTCCGCCCTTGTTAACAACGTCGGGATCTCGCCGGAGGGGTTCCTCGACTGTCCCCCGGCGTACGGATGGCTTAGCCCACGGATCTCCTTCAGCCGTGACCTCCCTGACGATCCCAAGCCCTCTTCGAAGCAGGAGAAACCTGATCCTGAAGACCCCGTGAAGGATCTCGTCGACTTTGAGTTCCGGCTTCATGATCCTGTTGCCATGCTCCCCGCCGACGAGCTCTTCTCCGATGGGAAGCTCGTCCCCCTCCAGCTACGGCCCTCTGCGGCGGACTTGTCAACGGCTGAGAACCGTTCACTGGAGGAGATCAAGCCTCGGCGAAGGGTGGAGATCGCCGTCTCTGAGGTCTATGCGCTGTCGCCGAAGGCACCGAGATGTTCCAGCCGGTGGAGAGAGCTGCTTGGGCTGAAGAAGCTTCAAAGCCCCAAATCGGAGCCGCAGAAGCAGTCCTCAGCGCCGGGTAAGATCTCTAACGCCAGATCCTTGAAGCATTTGCTGCATAAGAACCCTAGATCGTCAGCGCTAGACTCGTCCTTGAATCTGCCGCTTCTCCGGGACTCGGATTCGGAGTCAGTGTCCATCTCTTCATGCCGGCTCTCACTTTCGTCTTCCTCCTCCTCGGGACCAGATCACGAGGATCTCCCACGTCTCTCCCTCGACTCCGAGAAGCCTTGCCATGCCCCCGTCTCACTGGGCCGGAACCCTCCGAGAGTGAGGGTTTCCCGGCCAAGGGCGGAGATCAATCCATCGGTTTCTAGGATGGGAAGGAGCCCGATCCGGCGAGGGGAAGCGGTGACGCCGCGGGGCGCTTCAGTGGACAGCCCACGGATGAACGCATCCGGGCGAGTAGTGTTCCAGGGTCTCGAGCGTAGCTCGAGCAGCCCGGGGAGCTTCAATGGCGGTCCAAGAGCGAAGCATCGTGGTGTGGAGCGTTCGTACTCGGCCAACGTGGTGCGTGTCTCCCCAGTCCTCAACGTCCCCGTCTGCTCTCTTCGCGGATCCTCAAAATCCGTTTCCGTTTTCGGATTCGGGCAGCTCTTCTCCCCCCAAAAGAAGGATCGCGATGGATCCGCAACCCGAAACACCACCGCCGCCGCTGCCGGCGTCACCACTAAAACCAAGACCGAGAGGGCTTGA